The Herbiconiux sp. SALV-R1 nucleotide sequence CCGAGGAGGGCGATGGCGATCACGCCGATCCAGAACAGCGGGCCCACCCACTGCGTCGCGATGACGGCCACCGGCCCCTCGGGCAGGATGTCGGCGGGCTCGAGCGCGAGGAAGCTCGTGGGCACGAAGCGCTCGGGCAGGTCGAGCAGCAGGTCGCCGAGACCCGCGGTCGGCGTGAACTGGTCGCGGGCGAGCGCGGCCACCACGAAGTACACGGCCGCGACGGCGACGAAGAGCGCGGTCACCCGGGCGAGGAAGCGCAGCGCGCCGTCGCTGCCGTCGGAACGCGCCGGGAGCAGGCGCCTCGACGACACCAGGAGCACCGCGATGACAAGCGGCACCGCGGCACTCACCACCTCGAACGCGAGATGGTCTTCGGCGAGGCGTGCGGGAAGCCCCGAGCGCGAGTCGGAGGCGACGAGCGGGATGAACCCGAAGTAGACCGCGGCGAGCATCGCCTCGACGAGGTTCACCCCGATGCCGAGCCACAGGGCCACCCGGTGGCCGCGCTGGATGCCCCACGCCGCGATGAGCAGCGCGAGCAACGGCAGCAGGGTGAGCAGCACCGCTCCCGGGCCGTCGAGGCGGGAGAGCGCGACGACCTCGGCGCAGTGCTTGGTGAGCGTCACGTTCTCGCAGCGCACCGCCGCCACCGCGTAGTCGCGCAGCGGGTCGCGGAAGAGCACCCCGAGGGGGTTCAGGATGCCGGGGCCCGAGGGCGACACGATCGAGACCAGCGGGCCCAGGGCGGTGATCGCCACCACCGCGGCGAGCAGGGTGCGGGTCTCCCGGCGGGTGGCGCGGGGCACGACACCGGGGAGAACGGCGGCCGCTGCACGGCCCGTCGCCGCCCGCCGCAGCACCATGCCGAGCACGAGCCCCGCGATCGCCGCGAACAGGCGGTAGAGATCGGAGGGGTGCCCCGAGTAGAGCACGAACACGAGCACCGCCGAGAACCCCACGACGCGCACGCGGCGGCGCAGCAACGGCCCGGCGAAGGCGCTCGCCGCCATCACGACCCCGACGACCGCGATCACCGGGTCGACGGTGCGATAGGTGCGCGTCACCTCGGCCGCGTAGAGGTCGAGCCCGAGGCCGAGGGCCTGGGTGGCGAGACCCAGCAGGATGCCCACCACGGTCACGATCACGAACGCCACGATCGTGCGCAGATGGCCGAAGCGTCGTTCCGCCCAGCCCACACCCACGAGCACGACCACCGCGACGACGGGCAGTGCCGCCAGCGCGCGCACGAAGAACACCGAGGTGAGCGTGGAGGCCCAGTCGTGGTGCACGAACACGGCGTCGTACCCGGTGGCGACGAAGGCGTCGATGCCGCCGCGGGCCTTGCCGGGTTTCAGCGCCAGGCGGGTGACGCTCGCCGCGACGACGAGGCCGGTGACCACCCAGGCCACCGGGATGCTGCGTGCCAGGCGCAGCATCCGCTCGACCAGGCGGGACGCTCTCTTCAGGGCCGGCCGGCGCTCGCGAACGACGTCGTGAGCGCCGCGGCCGCCGGGTGCCGCTGTCACCGGTTCAGGCCCCAGTGGTCGGCGACGATGCCGAGGCCCTGCTTGAACACCGCCGACCACGTGGTGGCGTCGTGGGCGCTCCCCGGCACCTCGATGTAGGTGGCGTCCATGCCCGCGGCCTGCGCGTCGGCGTAGAGCCGTTGCACCCCGGGCTTGAAGGCGTCGTCGGCGCTGCCGACACCGAACACCGCGATCGTGTTCGGGTAGGGCGCCTTCGCCGCCATGATCGCTGCCGGATGCGCGGCGGCGTACGCGGCGGCGTCTCCGCCGAAGCCCTGGTCGATGGTCTTCTGCTCGTCGCCGAGGGTCGGGAACTCCTCACCCGAGGCGTCGATGATGGCGCTGAACAGCTCGGGGTGCGCGGCACCGAGCTGGATGGAGCAGGTGCCGCCCTGGGAGAGACCCCCGACGCCCCAGTACTGCGGGGAGGGGAGCACGGGCAGGTTGGCGCGGATCCAGTTCGGCACGTCGACGGTGAGATAGGTGGCGGAGTTGCCGATCGGCGAGTCGACGCACATCGGGTTCACGGCCGGGTCGGTGAGCTGGTCGGGGGAGACCACGATGGGCGCGAGGCCCTTGTGGGCTGCCGCGTAGGCGTCGAGGCTCTCCTGCAGGTGATCGGTGGTGAGCGGGTCGTCGGGCGTGCCGGGCTGCCCCGACATCATGATGAGCACGGGCAGCTTCGGCGGGTTCGCGGTCAGGGCCGCCGGGGGCAGGTACACCACCGCAGGGCGTGCCTTGAAACCGGATGCGGTGGCCGGGATGTCGACGGAGCTCACCGAGCCCTGTGCCGGCATGCCGGCAGGGGGCGTCCAGTCGGCGAGGGCAGCGGTGGAGTCGGCGCCGCCGTCGGCTCCGTCGGTGGGCGCCCCGCTCGCGTCGGGGCCGAAGGTGGGCAGGGCGTTCCCGGCGAAGGCGCTGAGGCCGAGCGCGCTGCGCACGGTGGGGTACTGGCCGAAGTCGATGTTGATCGACATGGCCGTCGTGGTGGCGAAGAGCACGATGGCCAGCGCCGCGGCGACGGCGCGGAGCGGGCGGGGGCGCCAGAGCGAGGCGGCGGCGACGGCGATGGCGGCGAAGCCGACGGCGATCCAGGTGCGCACGACGGGCGTGAGCACGGCGCCGAACAGGTCGAGCTGATCGGAGAGCAGCCAGGTCAGCCCGAGGCCGAGGAGTGCTCCGGCGACCGCCGCGACGGCGGCGGTCAGCAGCCACCCGCGGCGCGACCAGCGCGGGCCGGGTCGACGCACGACGAGCAGCACGAGTGCGGCGGCCGCGAGCAGGTACACGGCGATGACGAGCGGTCCGGAGAGGATGCCGAGGTCGAGCAGAGCGTTCACGGGTGACTTTCGGATCCGGGGGCCGCGAGCGCGGGCATCGCACAGTCTTTTCCCGTCGTCTGTGTGAATTCTGAGAGCACGCGGTGGGCCGGCCGAGAGCGGGGTCTGCCGATGTCGGTGGTGGCGCTTAGGCTCTCAGCATGGAGCCCAGTCCGCCCATCCTGCACGTCGACATGGATGCCTTCTTTGCCTCCGTCGAACTGCTCGAGCGGCCAGACCTCAAGGGCAAGCCCGTCATCGTCGGCGGGCGGTCGGCGCGCGCCGTCGTGACGAGCGCCACCTACGAGGCGCGCGCCTACGGCGTGCACTCGGCGATGCCCGTCGGCGCGGCGCTCCGGCTGTGCCCGAAGGCGATCGTGCTCGAACCGCACATGGAGCGCTACCGCGACGCGTCTCGGCGGGTGATGGCGCTGTTCCGCGAGGTGACGCCGCTGGTCGAGCCGCTCAGCATCGACGAGGCGTTCCTCGACGTGGCGGGGGCCAGGCGGCTGCTCGGCGAGTCCGACGTCATCGCCACCGCGCTGCGGGCCCGCGTGCTCGCCGAGACGGGGCTCACCTGCTCGGTGGGGGTGGCCCCCACGAAGTACATGGCGAAGCTCGCCTCGGGGAGGGCGAAGCCCGACGGCATGCTCGTCATCCGCCCGTCGGAGGTGCTGGCGTACCTGCATCCGCTGCCCGTGCGGGCGCTCTGGGGCGTGGGCGGCAAGACCGCCGAGCACCTCGAGCGCTACGGGCTCATGACCGTGGGCGAGCTCGCCGCCGCGCCGCTCGGCACCGTGGTGGCGGCCGTCGGCGAGGCCGCCGGCACGCGGCTGCACGAGCTGGCGAACGGCATCGACCCGCGCGAGGTCGTCACCACCTCGCAGGAGAAGAGCGTCGGGCACGAGCGCACCTTCGACGTCGACGAGCGCTCGCCCGAGGTGCTGCGCCGCGAACTGCTGCACCAGTCGAACCGGGTGGCGGCGCGGCTGCGGGCGGCGGGGCTCGTGGGCAAGACGGTGGCGCTGAAGCTGCGGTTCTCCGACTTCACCACCATCTCGCGCTCACGCACCCTCGCCGAGCACACCGACCTCGGCAAGCGCATCTACGACGAGGTGTCGAGCGTGCTCGAGGCCGCGTGGAAAGACGGCGCCCCCGTGCGGCTCATCGGCGTGCGCGTCGAGCAGCTCACCGAGGCGGGTGAGACCCTGCACCAGCCGTCGCTCTGGGCCGACGAGACCGTGCCCTCCGAGGGGTGGCACGATGCCGAGCGCACGATCGACAAGGTCGCCGCGCG carries:
- a CDS encoding DNA polymerase IV; the protein is MEPSPPILHVDMDAFFASVELLERPDLKGKPVIVGGRSARAVVTSATYEARAYGVHSAMPVGAALRLCPKAIVLEPHMERYRDASRRVMALFREVTPLVEPLSIDEAFLDVAGARRLLGESDVIATALRARVLAETGLTCSVGVAPTKYMAKLASGRAKPDGMLVIRPSEVLAYLHPLPVRALWGVGGKTAEHLERYGLMTVGELAAAPLGTVVAAVGEAAGTRLHELANGIDPREVVTTSQEKSVGHERTFDVDERSPEVLRRELLHQSNRVAARLRAAGLVGKTVALKLRFSDFTTISRSRTLAEHTDLGKRIYDEVSSVLEAAWKDGAPVRLIGVRVEQLTEAGETLHQPSLWADETVPSEGWHDAERTIDKVAARFGTDIVRPASLMRSPASGETAERNGTRR
- a CDS encoding bifunctional lysylphosphatidylglycerol flippase/synthetase MprF, which translates into the protein MTAAPGGRGAHDVVRERRPALKRASRLVERMLRLARSIPVAWVVTGLVVAASVTRLALKPGKARGGIDAFVATGYDAVFVHHDWASTLTSVFFVRALAALPVVAVVVLVGVGWAERRFGHLRTIVAFVIVTVVGILLGLATQALGLGLDLYAAEVTRTYRTVDPVIAVVGVVMAASAFAGPLLRRRVRVVGFSAVLVFVLYSGHPSDLYRLFAAIAGLVLGMVLRRAATGRAAAAVLPGVVPRATRRETRTLLAAVVAITALGPLVSIVSPSGPGILNPLGVLFRDPLRDYAVAAVRCENVTLTKHCAEVVALSRLDGPGAVLLTLLPLLALLIAAWGIQRGHRVALWLGIGVNLVEAMLAAVYFGFIPLVASDSRSGLPARLAEDHLAFEVVSAAVPLVIAVLLVSSRRLLPARSDGSDGALRFLARVTALFVAVAAVYFVVAALARDQFTPTAGLGDLLLDLPERFVPTSFLALEPADILPEGPVAVIATQWVGPLFWIGVIAIALLGMRPHRPRGGESDDSRVRSLLHAGDGSTAADAPSTLSWMVTWPGHHYWFSPAGGAVAYRVVNAVAITTGDPFGPRSAHPSTALGFAAYCIEHGWTPVFYSATDAVRRTLREAGWSSLQVAEDTVVSTAGWSLDGKRMQDLRSSINRADREGVHAEWVRFGELGAATRAQITEISEFWVAEKGLPEMGFTLGGVDELTDPEVRLMVAVDAEGRVQGVTSWLPTFQEGEVTGWTLDFMRRRPDGMNGVMEFLIARTIQQAQLDGVSFVSLSAAPLATSGDDAPGVLSYLSRVLEPVYGFRSLMRFKAKFRPEHRPLYLCCPDPLALPGIGYALGRAYLPTTSTRQAVRALRVR
- a CDS encoding esterase family protein, coding for MNALLDLGILSGPLVIAVYLLAAAALVLLVVRRPGPRWSRRGWLLTAAVAAVAGALLGLGLTWLLSDQLDLFGAVLTPVVRTWIAVGFAAIAVAAASLWRPRPLRAVAAALAIVLFATTTAMSINIDFGQYPTVRSALGLSAFAGNALPTFGPDASGAPTDGADGGADSTAALADWTPPAGMPAQGSVSSVDIPATASGFKARPAVVYLPPAALTANPPKLPVLIMMSGQPGTPDDPLTTDHLQESLDAYAAAHKGLAPIVVSPDQLTDPAVNPMCVDSPIGNSATYLTVDVPNWIRANLPVLPSPQYWGVGGLSQGGTCSIQLGAAHPELFSAIIDASGEEFPTLGDEQKTIDQGFGGDAAAYAAAHPAAIMAAKAPYPNTIAVFGVGSADDAFKPGVQRLYADAQAAGMDATYIEVPGSAHDATTWSAVFKQGLGIVADHWGLNR